In Dermochelys coriacea isolate rDerCor1 chromosome 4, rDerCor1.pri.v4, whole genome shotgun sequence, the sequence tagacccttccccttttagtaccgggagctagccaaccaaagcacccccactgaatgttagtaagggggcaacagtcgcCTTACATATGAACAATTATATCCATCCAATAgtaacaaatgtaaataaatgtaaatgatgAAGCGTTAAGagtaacaaatacattttaaaaagtaaacaagtTAAAGGAGCGAAACCACACTTACAGTGCAGCACAAGAAAAAGGCAATCCAATTCAAGCCGTCAGAACACCAGCTCAAACGCATttgggcaggggttctcaaattgggggtcaggacccctcagggggttgtgaggttatgggggggggggcttggtggtttgagcattggcctgctaaacccagggttacgagttcaatccttgagggggccatttagggatgtggggcaaaaatttgggattggtcctgctttgagagggggttggactagatgacctcctgaggtcccttccaaccctgatattctaacttccaccccaaaccctgctttgctccagcatttataatggtgttaaatatattaaaaagtgtttttaatttataaggggagggtCCCACTCCgaggcttgttatgtgaaagggatcaccagtaaaaaagtttgagagcccctACACTTGGGACTTGGTGTGAGGCTTTATGCAGTCTTAGAAACTGCTAAAGGATACTTGTAAACACCAACACCGTGTATAAAAGTGATAGCGTTTGGCCGGGGAGGGAGAATGTATGTAAACTATTTCGCTGGTCTCCTTGAACAGCTCCGACAGGGCAGATCTGCCTTGTCTGGGCACGGGGGGTGCTGAGCTCCACCATCCTGCTAGGGAGCGAACAGGCCCCTGGTCCTCATCGTCTAATGTTTGCAACCACTGCAGCTAGCTCGCCCCGCCAGCCGGGGTAACTTATCCCCTCTGCCGTCCCCAGTGCCTCGTTCACAGTCCCGACTCCCGCCCCTACCCCTCCTCCCGGTGCTTGCCCTTCTCCGGTGcattcagcccccccccccccagctttgcccctcTGCCCGCCTTCTTGCCCCACGCCCAGCACCGCCAGGGCAGCCCGTTCCGCCGAGGTTACTGCGCACGCTCAATTCGCGGCCCGAACCTGCTCAGTAACAGCCAAGCGGCGGGCAGAGAGCGTATCGTTACCCCGGCAGCCCCCGCtgagactacagctcccagcgtGCCACAGCTCCCCGCCGCACGGAGTGCACAACTCCCGGCAGGCAATACTCGCCATGGGCCCGGCGGCTTGTGCCCGTTGCATGCCGGGACCTGTAGTCTTCGGTGCACGGAAGTGTCACCGTTGTAATTCATCTCCTCCCAGTGGAAAGGCGCGCGGCTGGGGAGTCCCCGTGGCGGGCGGCTCCGTCCCAATCCCGAGCGGAGAGGACGTTATTCGAGTTGCCGCCAAGGCTCAGCTAAGCTCGTCTGCTCCTTTGACAACTTCCGCTGCGTTGGGGAGGCATGGAGGAGGGAAGAGCGTATCTCTAGTCTGATTGGCTCAAAGGAAAGCGAGGGGCGGGAAAAAAGACCCTTAACCGCGGCCTCTCTCCATTTTGATTGGGTACAGGGCCCGATGCCGACGTGGATAGTCCTTCCCTTTTTGACTGCGGGCCACACCGTCTccccaggggaagggagaggtgtTGGGCCCAGGCAGACGTGAGCGGCGCCGCGAGCTAAAGCCTGGAGGCTCCGCGACTAGGCCCCACGCGGTCAGCGTCACGTGGCAGGGCCTGTCGCAGGAGCTGTTGCCCGTTGGCGAGCACGCGGGCGCTGGGCGGGGCCGAGCATGGCGACGGCCCAGGCCCTGGAGAGCCTGCAGGTGGAGGCCAGCTGCTCCATCTGCCTGGACTACCTCAGTGACCCCGTCACCATTGACTGTGGCCACAACTTCTGCCGGGGCTGCATTTCCCGCTGCTGGGAGGAGCTGGAAGGCCACTTCCCCTGCCCTGTCTGTCGCCGGCGCTTCCACCTCCGCTGCTTCCGTACCAACCGCCAGCTGGGCAACGTGGCTGAGATTGCCCGGCAGCTCCGTGCCAAGCGCAGCCAGCGACACCGGCGTCCCCGCCCTGATGCCGCCAGGGCTCTGTGCCACAAGCACCAACAGGTCCTCAGTCTCTTTTGCGAGAAAGACCAGGAGGCTGTGTGCCTAGCCTGCCGCATTTCTTGCCACCACCGGGACCATGCCGTGGGTCCCCTTGAGAGGGCCGCCCTGGCCCATAAAAAGAAGCTGCGTGCCTACCTGGGTCCCCTGAAGAGGCAGGTAGAAGATGCTCGTAAATTCCTCTCCAATGAACAGAAGAAGCCAGCTGAGCTGAGGGAGAAAGTTGAGAGCCGGCGGCAGAAAATTGCATCCGAATTTGAGAGGCTGCACCAATTcctgcaggaggagcagcaggccGTGCTTCGGCGGCTGGAGGATGAGGAAAAGGAGGTTCTGCAGAGGCTGAGTGAGAACGCTGCCAAGCTTGCTGACCACAGCACCAGCCTCAATAAGCTCATCACAGAGATTGAGGAGagatgccagcagccagccattGACCTATTGAAGGGCATAAAAAGCACCCTGAACAGGTGTGAAAACATCAAGATCCCCAAGGCCATCTCCATTGAGCTGAAGAAGGACAGTTGCAGTTTTCCACTGCAGCACTTTGCCCTGaagaaaatgataaagaaattCAAAGCAGATGTGACTCTGGATCCCAAAACAGCTCATCCCAACCTTATACTGTCCGAAGACCGCAAAAGTGTGAGGTTCGGAGAGACCAAGCAGGATCTGCCTGACAATCCTGAGAGATTTACTTATTACCCATTTGTTCTGGGCTTGGAGGGATTTGTCTCAGGAAGACAttactgggaggtggaggtgggagaTAAGACTCAATGGACTTTGGGAGTTTGTAGGGACTCTGTGACTAGGAAAGGGAAAATTACACCATCACCTGAGGATGGATATTGGAGACTCAGGCTGTGGAATAAAGATGTTTACACAGCTCTTACTTCCAGTCCCACACCCCTACTGTTGAGAGTGAAGCCTAAACGGATTGGGATTTTCCTGGATTATGAACTGGGTGAGATTTCATTTTACAATCTGAATGATCATTCTCACATCTACACTTTCACTGAAACTTTTACAGAGAAACTCCGGCCTTTTTTCTATCCCGGAGTCCATACAACTCCTCTGATAATCCGACCAGTTACAGATTGGGAATAATGAAatcaagacattaaaaaaaaaaaaatcctggttttctaaatttatttattttattttaaagtggtcACCTTCACTTCTAGTAATGGAGTGAAGACCTGTTGGTTTAATCCTagagtttaaggacagaagggaccatcggATCATCCAGTCTGAGTTCCTGTATATCCTAGGCCACCAACTCCACCCCGTACCCACACATTGAACTCAACAACTGAGAGTTCAAAATCATTATAACAGTTGTGCACCTTCTCACAGTAATTTCTTTCTACAAACCAAAGGCATATTTTCTTTTACGGAATGGAAGAATTGGCTTGTTATCTGCTAGTAGATATCCCATTCTTCTCCAGAGTGGAGGAGAGAGCCCAGGTTATCAAGGAGTAAACTGATATAAGATGATATTGTTTGAGAGTTTTATAAACAACAGTGATGTATACAAAGTTAGATGAGCTTATGCTACTATATTTCTATTATGGCTTTATTGTTAGAAAAATGGTATGTGTTAACTTTTGCTGGGAGTGCAAACTGCAGTTAAAGTTGTATTTAGACTTCCAGTATAACttctttgttttcaaattttcatgattttcataaaaaaaaatttcctttgtgactaactgatttttttatataaagttgGGGAAAATCTGTCAACTTGTTTTTTAAGTTATGATGAGAGTTtggggataatttttttttaaaccctaaaCCATAGTTTTAGTTTCAGGTGATTGTAAAATGGTATCGTGGGTTTCATGTGTTTTTACTAATTCTAGACTAAATTTGCTCAgtttagaagtttaaaaaaaaaaaaaagctacaatttTATTGTCAGTCCTGCAAACTCAATGTGGGCACTGACAATCAATCTGGGTTCTCTCCTTGTTTAGGCATAatcaataaagattctgcagatTAAATTATAATCCTATTACAATCCAGTTaatcataatcatagaatatcagggttggaagggacctcaggaggtcatctagtctaactccctgctcaaagcagggccagtccccaatttttgccccagatccctaaatggccccctcaaggattgagctcacaaccctgtgtttatcAGGctagtgctcaaaccactgagctatccctcccccttcagTTATCTTTAGGAGGTTTGTATACATacgtaactgaaggcagaatttgttcCTCGAACTGAAATTTTAACAAAACTGTTTGTTTCACCATAATCAGACTGACATTCACAGCATCAACTATTCCTCTTCCCTCCTCAAAAAGCCCAAATCTTACAGAAAGTTCTGTGTTTAGGGTAAactgaaaaaggaagaaagcaagAGAATCCAAGTAGTCTActagggctcgtctacacttgGAAGCTTATCAAAATGCTCATTCTGAAATAATTATTACAGAGTAGTAACTTTGGTATAAACTGCTATGTGGATACTTTTATTTGAGGATTTATCCCTCCTCATTCCATTACTTTTGATACGGCATGGACCTCTAAGTCTGATTTGGAGCTACAGGAATGCTACAACATTATTCATGggtttccccccacacccccttaaCGAAGGAAACTAAATGGAAAAACCCCTAAATCAAAGCAGCAGTAAGGTCACAATTTAAATATGCACAAAAACGAGGGGGAGATGGAGTCATGCTAAGCTTTTGTAAAAAACCAGTTACCTATGTTTCcttaactgttgttcttagagatgtTGTACATGTCCATTTCACTGTGGGGGTGTGTGCTCCTCATGTACAGTTGTCAGAAATTTTTTCCCTTGGCAGTACCCATCGGGGATGTGTAAGTGCCCTCTGATGCCTCATAGCACTGCACCCAGGTATAAAGGGCTATGCTGCCCCCCTCCGTTCTTTCCTACCAGAAAGACTGGAACGGACATgcgcaacacatctcaaagaacatgtAAGGAAAGGTAGATAACTATTTCTTTCTTCCAGTGA encodes:
- the LOC119855021 gene encoding E3 ubiquitin-protein ligase TRIM39-like encodes the protein MATAQALESLQVEASCSICLDYLSDPVTIDCGHNFCRGCISRCWEELEGHFPCPVCRRRFHLRCFRTNRQLGNVAEIARQLRAKRSQRHRRPRPDAARALCHKHQQVLSLFCEKDQEAVCLACRISCHHRDHAVGPLERAALAHKKKLRAYLGPLKRQVEDARKFLSNEQKKPAELREKVESRRQKIASEFERLHQFLQEEQQAVLRRLEDEEKEVLQRLSENAAKLADHSTSLNKLITEIEERCQQPAIDLLKGIKSTLNRCENIKIPKAISIELKKDSCSFPLQHFALKKMIKKFKADVTLDPKTAHPNLILSEDRKSVRFGETKQDLPDNPERFTYYPFVLGLEGFVSGRHYWEVEVGDKTQWTLGVCRDSVTRKGKITPSPEDGYWRLRLWNKDVYTALTSSPTPLLLRVKPKRIGIFLDYELGEISFYNLNDHSHIYTFTETFTEKLRPFFYPGVHTTPLIIRPVTDWE